From the Yoonia rosea genome, the window GCCCGCCGCGTCCGTCGCATCCACCAGCACGGTGTTGGCGCCAACGGCAAAGTCATACGGGCTGGTGATGGCATCGCCACCCAGCCGGAACACAGGCACAACAACAGGATCAAAGTTGTCGGTCACGGTCGCGGCAAAGGTCACCGAAGCCGTGCCAAGTGGCCCCGCCTCGGCTGTGATATCAGCCGGCGGCGTAATCACCGGAGCAGTCACATCCCCCGGCGCAGTGACAAAGACCACGACGGTATCCGCGACTGAGGCGTCAAACCCGTCATTCACCGTCAGGCTGAACGTCAGAACCGCGTTACTGTCACCGATATTCAATGTCGGCGCTGTGAATGAGGGCTGTGCGACCGTTGCATCAAAGCTGACGGTCGGCCCGCCTGTTTGGCTCCATGTGTAGCTGAGCGCCTGACCCGCGTCATTGGCGGTTGATGCGCTGCCATCCAATGTGACCAAGGAACCATCCGCAACGGACTGATCCACCCCGGCATTGGCAGTGGGTATGGTGTTCGGTGGTGCGGTAACGGTCACCGTGACCGTATCAGCGGCCGATGTATCAAAACCATCATCCACCGTCAGACTGAACGTCAGGACCACGTTGCTATCACCAATTTCCAAATTGGGTGAGGTAAATAGCGGAGAAGGTGTCGACGGGCTCGACAGTGTAACAGGCGGGCCATCTGTCTGCGTCCAGGTGTATGTGAGGCTCTGATTGGCGTCGTTAGGTGTTGAAGCGGTCCCGTCCAAGCTCACCGTGTTATTTGCTGGCACGATCTGGTCTTCCCCGGCATTTGCGACAGGTGCCGTGTTCCCCGGTGCCTGAACTGTGATCACCACCGTGTCAGCGACCGAGAGGTCAAAACCGTCGAAAACCCATAGCTGGAAGGTCAGCGGCATGTCAGCGGCCCCAATCGGCAGGGTCGGCGCCGTGAATGTGGGCATCACGGTGTCCGCTCCGGTTAGTACAACAGTGCCGCCAGACATTTGCATCCAGCTATAGGTCAGGGTCTGTCCGACATCATTTGCATCCGAGGCAGAACCATCCAGCGTCACGGACGCAGCAGCGGTGACCGATTGGTCTGGGCCCGCGTCGGCGGTAGGGGCAGTATTTGCGGGGGCCTCAACCGTTACCACCACTGTATCAGCCACGGAACTGGCGACACCGTCATTCACGATCAGGCTGAACACCAGCGTGGCATTCGTAGCGCCAATCTCAACGGTCGGGGCCGTAAATGTCGGCTGGGCCGCTGTCGTACTCGACAGAGTTACCGAAGGGCCGCTGGTCTGGCTCCACTCGAAGGTCAGGGTCTGGCCCGCGTTATTGGAATCAGAGGCCGTTCCATCCAGTGTCACCGACGCAGCAGACGCAACCGTCTGATCAGTGCCGGCATTTGCCGTTGGGTCGACATTTGCTGGCGGGTTGACCGTGATATCGACCGTGGCGGCAGCAGAATCCTCAAGTCCATCATTCACAACCAGCGAAAAAGTCAGAACCTCGGCAGGGGCACCCGGCACCAGCGTTGGTGCGTTGAACGTTGGCGATGCAGCGGATTCGCTGGAGAGTGCGACCGTCGTGCCCGCAGTCTGTGACCAGTTATAGGTCAGTGTCTGCCCGGTATCATTCGCACTCGACCCTGTACTGTTCAGCGTGACCAATTGATCTGCTGCAGCAGTAGTTGGGGTGGCACCTGCCACAGCGGTGGGGGTGGTGTTGGTCGGTGCTGTAATCGTAATCGTCACGGTATCGGCAACAGATTGCGCGCCGTCATCGTCGGTTGCGACAACCGAGAATATATGCGTGACCGATGCGTCGCTTGTCGTGAGGGAATTATCGGTGAAGGTCGGGTTCTGTGCGGCGTCATCGCTCAGAACGGCATTGGCACCTGCACCGGTACCGCCTATGCGCGTCCATGCATAGGACGCAACGGTCCCGTCGGTATCATTGCCCGACCCTAAAAGCTGCACCTGCGTCCCTGAGGGAACACTCGTCGCGACCGCCGATGCGGTCACGGTGGGGGCCGCATTGGGGGGAGGCGTGATCGTCACAGTCACGGTATCAGCAACCGAGCTGTCACCATCGTCATCCGTAACCACCAAAGAGAATACGTGCGTAACCGACGTATCATTGGAGGTCACCGAGCTATCGGTGAACGTGGGGCTTACAGCCGCTGGGTCGTTCAGAACAGCATTGGCCCCCAATCCGGTCCCGCCTGTACGCGTCCATGCATAAGACACGATTGCGCCGTCACTGTCTGTGCTGCCGGATCCATCAAGTGTCACCTGCGTGCCCGATTGTACCGACTGATTTGATCCTGCATTCGCCGTTGGCGCGACATTGGGCGCCGTATTGAGGGTGCGGGTGTTCACAACAATTGTATTTGTGACACCCTCAAATGCGACGCGGTAGGTATAGCTTTGACCATCGCCATCGAAAGTCGCAGACCATTCCAGTTCATAGAGATCTTCGGCAGTGTAGGAGGCCGCATCAGCGCCGACCTGTGAAAGAATGACGACGTTCGAAAACGGGCAATCAGTCTCCAGATCAGTCACGGTGACTGGATTGAACGTTGTCGTATTATTCGCCGAACTCCACCAGGTGCCGCCAACCGACGTATTGCCGGACGCGCTCGATAAAAAGCTGATCTCGGCTTCGCCAAAACTGGGGTCATTGTAAGGGTTAAACGCACAAACGGTGGAGCCGCCTGTCACGCCGACAGGTTTGAAGGCCGGTCCATCAAAGGACGATCCCCCGAACGCATTCACTGACGCGGGCGCGCTTGCCCCTGCTATCAGAATGGTTGCACCCAGAGCTCTCAATAATTTCCGCATATGCTTGGCTTTCAAATTGGCTTGTGCCGGTCATGGCACCGATATGAAACAGGCAATGGCAGATTTGCGCCGAATGAAATGTGCGTTGGGATACAGATCGAGAGCTGCACGACCGGTCACTGTGAACACACGACGGCGGGCAGACCAATCAGGTCTCCACTCACCCCGCTCGTCCATATTGATTGGAGTAATAATGGAACCATTTCTCGCGCAAATCATACTCTTCGGGGGCAATTTCGCCCCGCGTGGCTGGGCTTTTTGTGACGGGCAGCTTTTGCCGATTTCGAGTAATACTGCCCTGTTTTCAATCCTTGGAACGGAATTTGGCGGCGACGGACGCAACACTTTTGCCTTGCCTGACTTGCGCGGACGGGTGCCAATGCACGCTGGCGCCGGCCCGGGTTTAACGCCTCGCCGGATCGGTGACAGGGTCGGTCTTGAAAATGTGGCGCTTGTTGCATCGCAGCTGCCCCCCCACAGCCATGAAATGCTGGTGGCCTCCGCTGCGGCAGCAAACAACCGCGCGGCAGACGATGCCATCGGGCGGTCCGACATTTATGTTAACAATGATATGTCCGACGAGACGACCCAGCCCTCAATCGCACTGAACGATCGCACCATCGGGAGCACTGGTGACGGTCAGCGACACGAAAACATGCAGCCAACGCTTTGCATTAACTATATCATTGCACTGCAAGGGCTCTTCCCGTCACGTAGCTAAAACTGCCAGACATCCACACTCAAAGGGGCAAGCCGGGCTATCCGGGCTTGTCCCACGCGACACATCTTGAAAGGAAACTAAGTGTTACGCCGCAACCTCGCATTTGCCACCGCCTTTTTCTGCGCCGCTTTTCAGGCCTCCGACGTCAGTGCGTCCGATCACCGCGACGCACCAACCACACAGCTTTATCCGATGTCAGACATCGGTGATAATTTCCTGTTCCGAGGTGCGCAAACGGACGGTTTGACGATGGCTTATACGCTCAACCCTCTGTCAGGCAGTGGCGCGCCGGGCACGCTCGGGTCCGATGATATCAAGCTTGATCCTGATCTGATCTACATGTTCCGGCTGGATCTTGACGGTGATGCGCGCGCGGATATCGCTTATAAAGTCAGGGTCCGCGATATTGAGGGCGAGCGGCAGAGACAAACCGTTGAACTTCGGATAGCCGAAGGCGAAGAGGCCCGATCGAACCGTTGGAACGGCCGCGAAATTGCACGCGGCCACACCACTGCGCTCAATCGCGCGCTAGAAGTCACCGAAGGTGAGAACGGCGAACTGCTGTTTATCGGCCCACGGCGCGATCCGTTCTTTTTTGACTTCACCACTGTGCAAGCCCCGGCCGCCCTTGCGATCAAACAGGCACTTGCAGGTGGCGACAACCTGCCAGCCGAACCCACCTCTATCGGGGCCTTCGGGATTTCGGATATGACACTGATCGTGCTTGAAATCCCAGGTCTGGCCGATCAGGCGGTCAACTACTGGGCGGTGGTCGCGGACCGCGACGGCTTGTCCGTCGACCGGATGGGGCGCGCGGGTGTGCAGGGTATCTTCTTTGTCGATCCGCCCGTCGGATACAATCCGGCGCGCTATCTGCCCGTTGACCCCACATATCCAACTGTTGGTGATTTCAACAACGCCTATAACGCTGCAAACCCTGATGAAGGGCTCGCGCGCTTTGGCGATCAATTTGCCTTCAGCTTTAGTCGGCTTGAGGTCGAAGAAAACAAGCTGGAAGAGACTGTGGCCTACTATGCGCCCGACATGCTGACATGGGACCCTGCGCTGCCAGCGGCATATCCAAACGGTCGCAGCTTTGCCGAAGACGCCATCTACTGGACGATCAAGGATATCAACCCGTTCTTCTACGCGGCCCCCGACAGCTTCCTGCCGCGTAGCTCTGATCAGGCACTGAATATGGAAAAGTTCCCCTATGCTGCGCCCTCTTTCAACCAGGCATGGAAGCCGGGAATTCCGGTCCGGCCCGTTGCACCGATCTACATGGACGAGGAATGAGCCCCATGACGCGCATAAGACCGGCGCGATAGCAGGGCATCCCAACAATCCGGAGTCGCGCGCCCCTACCATCCAGAGGCGCGCGGTTTAGGATGACGTGTATCAAAACGTCATCGCCATGACAGACGTCACAACACTCCACGGACGGTCGGCATAGGCCGAAGGTCAGCTTGCTGTCCGTGCGACTTCAAAGTGGTGTGGGTTTGACGGGCCGTTCGCGACATCGTCGCCCCCGATCCGGCAGCCTTAAATGCCCACCGCCATCAAGAGGCCTGCCAAAACATAGGCCCCAACAGTGACCAAAGCCGCAATCGAAACGATCGCGCGGGCTCGCTTCTGAACCACATCTTTCGCTTTCAGCGTCAGCCAGGCGCCGCCGTGCATTACCAGCATCGCAAAAGACAGCTTAGCCGTAAGGATCAAGAACGGATCAAGCAGGCCCATTTCGATGATGAACAGAACCGTGTCGACAATGATAAAACCTGCCAGTGTGATGGGGACTTCGGTCATCGACAGCGCCGAGACCGCTCATCCTTGATGGGCTTTGTCATGACGGCTCAACCAGTCAGGTCCCGCAACAACATGCCAGCACTGTCCAAGAACAAGCGGCACCAGACTTGCCCCCGCAGCAAGGGCCAGCCCATCCCAGCCGGGATCTGGCAGACCAAGAAGACGTGCAAACCACGGCACCCATAGCGCCAGACCGATCAGCCCGAGACAAAGCACAATTGCCCCCCAGACATAGACGTTGCGCGTGACTTCATTCTTGAGAACCCCCGCACCAGGATCACGCACGTTGAACACATTCCAAAGTTGCGCCAGCGCCAGAGTAAGAAAAGCAACTGTGATCGCCGCCCCGCTTTCCAGACCCAGCCAATATAGCGCGAGGACAAAGGCCGCGAGTGTGGCCGCAGTAATTGCAGCCCCCAGAATCCCGATCAGCATCCACCTTGGGCGGTTGACGATCTCTTGTGCAGGATCGCGCGGCGGTTTGTGCATGATGTTCTCATCGCCGCGCCCCAGACCAAGCGCGAACGCCGGAAATACATCGGTGACAAGGTTCAGAAACAGGATCTGCAACGGCAACAAAGGTGCTGGCAACCCTGCGCCAACCGCAATGCCGACCACGAGAACCTCGCTGACGTTGCATGACATCAGATAGACAACAAACCTGCGAATGTTGTCGAAAATCACGCGGCCCTGACGCATCGCAACGATGATGGTTGCAAAGGCATCGTCCTGCAAAATCATATGCGCCGCCTCTTGCGCGACCTGTGTACCACGTTGCCCCATGGCGATGCCGATATCGGCTTTCTTAAGGGCTGGTGCATCGTTGACCCCGTCACCGGTCACCGCAACAATATGCCCCGATTTCTGGTAAAGCGACACCAGCTTGAGTTTTGTGTCAGGGGCCACACGGGCAAAAACATCCGCTGCCAGTACACGCCTGCGCTCTTGGTCACTGATCCGGTCAGCATCCAGACCGGCCAGTTCGCGGCCTTCGACCACAGTCAGGTCACCACAGCCCAAACCCGCTTCTCGTGCTATCGTTTCGGCCGTGTTGGCGTGATCGCCGGTCATCATGACAACACGGACGCCCGCCTTGCGGCCCGCCGCGATTGCATCCGGAACGTCAGCGCGCACAGGATCAAGCAAGCACACAAGACCGACCAGCGTGAGCCCCTCATAGGGAACCGCATCCTGGCTATCGACGTGCTTCATCGCCAGCGCCAACAGGCGCAGGCCTTCGCCCGCAGCCGCTGCACTGCGGTCTTTGCAGTCCTGTTGTGCGTGATCGTCCATGTCGCGCGTGCCATCTGCCGTCCGGATCTGCGTGCAGACGTCAATCACGGCTTCCGGCGCTCCTTTCACGGCCACCAGATAGCCGTCAGCGGCGCGATGTACCGTGGCCATCATCTTGCTGTCCGGATCAAAAGCGTGTTGTTGGACTTTCGCATTTCCTTCCAGCAATCCACTTCGCCCGAACCCAACTTTCTGGGCAAGCGACAGAAGCGCGATTTCCATCGGATCGCCCGAATGATGGTGCTTTGTGCCATCGCCCAAATCGGCATTATTGCACAACGCCCCGATGCGGATCGCCCAACCAAGACGGTCATCGCTCGCGGGATCGACTGAATTCCCTTGAAGCACAAATTTGGGCACGTCGCCGTCGCTTTCGACTTTCACATCAGCATCAGCCAGCAGATACCGCACTGCGCTCATGCGATTTTCGGTCAGCGTCCCCGTCTTGTCGGTCAAAATCACGGTCGTGGCCCCAAGTGTTTCGACGGACGATAGTTGCCTGATCACTGCGTTGCGCTGGCTCATCCGCCACATCCCGTGTGCAAGGCTGAGCGTCGCGACAACGGGCAATCCTTCAGGAACTGCGGCAACGGCCAACGCGACGCCGGTCTGCACCATCCCGGCAGGGTCATGGCCACGCAAAATCCCCATTACGACAGTCAAGACTGCCAGCGACAGTGTCAGCCAGACCAGCCGATGCCCCAGCGTGTCCAGCCTGCGTTCCAGCGGGGTGGTGTCGCTTTGCGCCGTTTGTGCCAGTTCACTGATTTGGCCGATTTCAGTGTCCATGCCCGTCGCAACAACCACCCCCTCACCAGCGCCCAGTGTGATCGCTGTCCCCTTGAATGCCATGCTTGTGCGGTCGCCCAAAGAGGCGTCCAACACAGTCGGGTCTATTGATTTGATAACCGGCACAGATTCACCGGTCAGCACGGACTCATCGACCATAATTTGCGAGACCTTGGTCAGGCGCAGGTCTGCTGTCACCACGTCACCGGCCTCAAGGATCACAACATCGCCGGGTACGATCTCATGTGCGTCGATCTTGCGCACATCGCCACCGCGGCGCACCCGCGTTTGCACTTCGGCAAGTTGCATCAGGGCCTCCATCGCGCGCGCGGCCCTAAGTTCTGTGAAGAAACCGATCGCCCCGTTAATCAGCAAAACGACAGCAATTGCGATCCCTTCTGCGATGTCCCCCAGAACGAAAGACATGATCGCAGCAGCGGCAAGCAGCCAGACGATGATGCCTTTGAACTGGCGCACGAGGATCGAGAGCGTGCTCTTCTTTTTCTGTCGTCGCAGCCGGTTCGGTCCGTAGCAAGCCAGGCGTTCCCGCACCTGAGATGGATCAAGCCCCTGCGCGAGATCGACGCCCAACCGGTCGCCAATATCCTCGACAGACTGCGCATGCGGATTCTCGGCGCGGTTTTTGGGCATCTGTAATTCTACCTTTGGGGTAAGGGTGCGCGGATCTGCGTGCCACAGGTTTCCGGCGAAACCTGACACATTCCCCAGATGTTGCTTTGACTCTGATCAATCAGCCGCCAAGTTGCGCAAGCCCCAACAGGCTTCCGCTCTGTGAGCGTAAACCACCCTCAGAGCGCAAGATCCACCATAAGTGCCTCTTTCGTGTAATCCTCTTTCGCCGCTGTCCGCTTGACCCTGCCCTGTTCCATCACGGTGAAAGTATCCGCAATCCGGTAGGCAAAATCGGCGTTCTGCTCGACCAGAACGATGGCCATCCGGCGCTCATCACGCAGAGTTTCCAGCGCGTCACCGATTTGCTGGATCACATTGGGCTGGATGCCTTCGGTCGGTTCATCCAGCAAAAGCACCTTTGGTTTGGTAATCAGCGCGCGGGCGATGGCAAGCTGCTGTTGCTGCCCGCCCGACAGGTCACCGCCACGCCGCGTTTGCATATCCCGCAGCACAGGAAAGAGATCGAAAACATAGTCGGGAATGGCATGTTCGGCCTTTGGCAGACAGGCAAAACCTGTCTCAAGGTTTTCCAGCACACTCATCATCGCGAACACCTCGCGCCCTTGCGGCACATAGGCGATCCCTGCCCGTGCCGCATGATAGGCCGAGGTCAGTTGCACCGGCGCTCCTGCCACCGTCGCAATCCCGGCTGCAATCGGATGCCGCCCCGAGATTGCCTTGA encodes:
- a CDS encoding PKD domain-containing protein, which encodes MRALGATILIAGASAPASVNAFGGSSFDGPAFKPVGVTGGSTVCAFNPYNDPSFGEAEISFLSSASGNTSVGGTWWSSANNTTTFNPVTVTDLETDCPFSNVVILSQVGADAASYTAEDLYELEWSATFDGDGQSYTYRVAFEGVTNTIVVNTRTLNTAPNVAPTANAGSNQSVQSGTQVTLDGSGSTDSDGAIVSYAWTRTGGTGLGANAVLNDPAAVSPTFTDSSVTSNDTSVTHVFSLVVTDDDGDSSVADTVTVTITPPPNAAPTVTASAVATSVPSGTQVQLLGSGNDTDGTVASYAWTRIGGTGAGANAVLSDDAAQNPTFTDNSLTTSDASVTHIFSVVATDDDGAQSVADTVTITITAPTNTTPTAVAGATPTTAAADQLVTLNSTGSSANDTGQTLTYNWSQTAGTTVALSSESAASPTFNAPTLVPGAPAEVLTFSLVVNDGLEDSAAATVDITVNPPANVDPTANAGTDQTVASAASVTLDGTASDSNNAGQTLTFEWSQTSGPSVTLSSTTAAQPTFTAPTVEIGATNATLVFSLIVNDGVASSVADTVVVTVEAPANTAPTADAGPDQSVTAAASVTLDGSASDANDVGQTLTYSWMQMSGGTVVLTGADTVMPTFTAPTLPIGAADMPLTFQLWVFDGFDLSVADTVVITVQAPGNTAPVANAGEDQIVPANNTVSLDGTASTPNDANQSLTYTWTQTDGPPVTLSSPSTPSPLFTSPNLEIGDSNVVLTFSLTVDDGFDTSAADTVTVTVTAPPNTIPTANAGVDQSVADGSLVTLDGSASTANDAGQALSYTWSQTGGPTVSFDATVAQPSFTAPTLNIGDSNAVLTFSLTVNDGFDASVADTVVVFVTAPGDVTAPVITPPADITAEAGPLGTASVTFAATVTDNFDPVVVPVFRLGGDAITSPYDFAVGANTVLVDATDAAGNIATQQSFVVTITAATAPDVPLITTAVINANRSLTIGGTAELDATVTITFPDNSTQTVTATGGAYSVTSAADMAGGTVTVTATDAIGNTSSAATVDLFPDYDGPTVTISGAPSSIIDATPFMITLTFSEAVTGFVQGDLTVTGADITSFAGSAAVYTAQITPLGTEVVTIGVAAGVAEDDFGNLNEASAVASIGLGAMTATEEMITQVARQRTTQLVRAQPKLSAFLLGDSLGRFNVNATQGAGNFELGTSPDRPVWLSAQGQWTKQDNIESTYANLSLGTHYRVGENLLIGGMAQFDTMTSDNGPMAFDSNGWLAGPYAVARLPDQKLVFSGAYLVGQSDNTLSPLGTYEDTFTSDRSLLTLDVAGEVAFERFMLVPMLDLAYVTDENEAYVDGDGFDVRAMTVTTTEATLGLDFVVPVAVSNGALDLLGGFAARTSVFDDGLTRTESNQGQVALGARYEFGAANQLSLRMQYDGIGDDDYESFGASARVEFSF
- a CDS encoding phage tail protein, with translation MMEPFLAQIILFGGNFAPRGWAFCDGQLLPISSNTALFSILGTEFGGDGRNTFALPDLRGRVPMHAGAGPGLTPRRIGDRVGLENVALVASQLPPHSHEMLVASAAAANNRAADDAIGRSDIYVNNDMSDETTQPSIALNDRTIGSTGDGQRHENMQPTLCINYIIALQGLFPSRS
- a CDS encoding DUF4331 family protein — translated: MLRRNLAFATAFFCAAFQASDVSASDHRDAPTTQLYPMSDIGDNFLFRGAQTDGLTMAYTLNPLSGSGAPGTLGSDDIKLDPDLIYMFRLDLDGDARADIAYKVRVRDIEGERQRQTVELRIAEGEEARSNRWNGREIARGHTTALNRALEVTEGENGELLFIGPRRDPFFFDFTTVQAPAALAIKQALAGGDNLPAEPTSIGAFGISDMTLIVLEIPGLADQAVNYWAVVADRDGLSVDRMGRAGVQGIFFVDPPVGYNPARYLPVDPTYPTVGDFNNAYNAANPDEGLARFGDQFAFSFSRLEVEENKLEETVAYYAPDMLTWDPALPAAYPNGRSFAEDAIYWTIKDINPFFYAAPDSFLPRSSDQALNMEKFPYAAPSFNQAWKPGIPVRPVAPIYMDEE
- a CDS encoding cytochrome d ubiquinol oxidase subunit II — encoded protein: MTEVPITLAGFIIVDTVLFIIEMGLLDPFLILTAKLSFAMLVMHGGAWLTLKAKDVVQKRARAIVSIAALVTVGAYVLAGLLMAVGI
- a CDS encoding cation-translocating P-type ATPase, with translation MPKNRAENPHAQSVEDIGDRLGVDLAQGLDPSQVRERLACYGPNRLRRQKKKSTLSILVRQFKGIIVWLLAAAAIMSFVLGDIAEGIAIAVVLLINGAIGFFTELRAARAMEALMQLAEVQTRVRRGGDVRKIDAHEIVPGDVVILEAGDVVTADLRLTKVSQIMVDESVLTGESVPVIKSIDPTVLDASLGDRTSMAFKGTAITLGAGEGVVVATGMDTEIGQISELAQTAQSDTTPLERRLDTLGHRLVWLTLSLAVLTVVMGILRGHDPAGMVQTGVALAVAAVPEGLPVVATLSLAHGMWRMSQRNAVIRQLSSVETLGATTVILTDKTGTLTENRMSAVRYLLADADVKVESDGDVPKFVLQGNSVDPASDDRLGWAIRIGALCNNADLGDGTKHHHSGDPMEIALLSLAQKVGFGRSGLLEGNAKVQQHAFDPDSKMMATVHRAADGYLVAVKGAPEAVIDVCTQIRTADGTRDMDDHAQQDCKDRSAAAAGEGLRLLALAMKHVDSQDAVPYEGLTLVGLVCLLDPVRADVPDAIAAGRKAGVRVVMMTGDHANTAETIAREAGLGCGDLTVVEGRELAGLDADRISDQERRRVLAADVFARVAPDTKLKLVSLYQKSGHIVAVTGDGVNDAPALKKADIGIAMGQRGTQVAQEAAHMILQDDAFATIIVAMRQGRVIFDNIRRFVVYLMSCNVSEVLVVGIAVGAGLPAPLLPLQILFLNLVTDVFPAFALGLGRGDENIMHKPPRDPAQEIVNRPRWMLIGILGAAITAATLAAFVLALYWLGLESGAAITVAFLTLALAQLWNVFNVRDPGAGVLKNEVTRNVYVWGAIVLCLGLIGLALWVPWFARLLGLPDPGWDGLALAAGASLVPLVLGQCWHVVAGPDWLSRHDKAHQG
- the urtE gene encoding urea ABC transporter ATP-binding subunit UrtE; this translates as MLDVQNFDLRYGQSQILFDISLQAETGKITAVMGNNGVGKTSLLKAISGRHPIAAGIATVAGAPVQLTSAYHAARAGIAYVPQGREVFAMMSVLENLETGFACLPKAEHAIPDYVFDLFPVLRDMQTRRGGDLSGGQQQQLAIARALITKPKVLLLDEPTEGIQPNVIQQIGDALETLRDERRMAIVLVEQNADFAYRIADTFTVMEQGRVKRTAAKEDYTKEALMVDLAL